A window from Theobroma cacao cultivar B97-61/B2 chromosome 3, Criollo_cocoa_genome_V2, whole genome shotgun sequence encodes these proteins:
- the LOC18605452 gene encoding transcription factor bHLH120 isoform X1, producing the protein MDQMFFQVSSNSDPQNTTPQDKNLDYVLPVDGTSNLHSNMRSRGQQRKLLASDKSENSNDDNKKKLMHRDIERQRRQEMATLYASLRTLLPLEYIKKLRSGFAIIMSLGLLFMGFQGKRAISDHMNGAVCYIKDLQKRIDELSAKRNELKKLSNSSCFDQGMSSNDSFPSSAVVRQSLNGVEVVISTGLGAQALTLSRVLELLLEEGLDVVSCISTRIDGGLIHTIQSEVSDLTYVTVPGLQQKLNEEISSLSQIS; encoded by the exons ATGGATCAGATGTTCTTCCAGGTTTCTTCCAACTCCGACCCTCAGAACACAACCCCACAGGATAAGAATTTGGATTATGTTCTACCCGTGGATGGGACTAGTAATCTGCACAGCAATATGAGAAGTAGAGGCCAGCAACGAAAATTATTGGCGAGTGACAAGAGCGAAAATAGTAATGATgataataagaaaaagttgATGCATAGGGATATTGAAAGGCAAAGGAGGCAAGAAATGGCCACCCTTTACGCCTCTCTTCGAACTCTACTCCCTCTTGAGTATATCAAG AAACTGCGCTCTGGGTTTGCCATAATTATGAGTTTAGGGTTACTTTTCATGGGGTTTCAGGGAAAGCGTGCAATATCAGATCACATGAACGGGGCAGTGTGCTATATAAAAGACCTGCAGAAGAGGATCGATGAACTGAGtgccaagagaaatgagttaaAGAAGCTATCCAATTCGAGTTGTTTTGACCAAGGGATGAGCTCGAACGACTCTTTCCCAAGCAGTGCTGTAGTTCGCCAATCTTTGAATGGTGTTGAAGTTGTGATCAGCACTGGCCTTGGAGCTCAAGCTTTGACCCTATCAAGAGTGTTAGAACTACTGCTTGAGGAAGGACTTGATGTTGTTAGCTGTATTTCTACCAGAATTGATGGAGGACTGATTCATACCATCCAATCTGAG GTCAGTGATCTGACATACGTTACTGTACCTGGGCTGCAACAGAAACTAAATGAAGAAATTTCATCCTTGAGTCAAATTTCCTAG
- the LOC18605451 gene encoding transcription factor bHLH118, whose translation MFPLQQSDDLVYQIFFNSNQHKIPQDLITDHASLEGTPIPIIGNSMGKSQRRKVCHMESTSTQAFTCDKYKKQKLHREIERQRRQDMASLYASLRSLLPGEYIKGKRSMSDHMNEAVNYIKHLEKKVKDLDVKRDELKRVSNLAALGSGTESSNHYFIIRPCLIGIEIMFRCGFEEQGLPLSRVLAALVDEGLPVVSCISTKSEEYLLHTIQTEVNDPTSFNLSGLQQKLAKHCVASSCSPNETARVGCRQITWTVAICISTSTDQMIESHEIVKK comes from the exons ATGTTTCCTTTACAACAAAGCGATGACCTGGTCTACCAGATTTTCTTCAATTCTAACCAACACAAAATCCCACAAGATCTGATTACGGATCATGCCTCACTGGAAGGCACTCCTATTCCTATAATTGGCAACAGCATGGGGAAAAGCCAGAGGCGGAAAGTCTGTCATATGGAGAGTACTAGTACTCAAGCGTTTACTTGTGATAAATATAAGAAACAGAAGTTGCATAGGGAGATTGAACGCCAAAGGAGGCAAGATATGGCTTCCCTTTATGCGTCACTTCGATCTCTTCTCCCTGGTGAATATATCAAG GGAAAGCGCTCGATGTCGGATCACATGAACGAGGCAGTGAATTATATAAAACACCTAGAGAAGAAGGTTAAAGACCTTGATGTTAAGAGAGATGAACTGAAGAGAGTGTCCAATTTGGCTGCTCTTGGGTCAGGAACCGAATCTTCAAACCACTACTTCATAATCCGACCCTGCTTGATCGGTATCGAGATTATGTTTCGTTGTGGCTTTGAGGAGCAAGGTTTGCCCCTATCAAGAGTATTAGCTGCACTTGTTGATGAAGGACTTCCTGTTGTTAGTTGTATCTCCACCAAATCAGAAGAATATTTACTTCATACTATCCAAACCGAG GTCAATGATCCAACAAGCTTCAATCTATCCGGGCTGCAACAGAAACTAGCTAAA CATTGCGTTGCTTCCTCTTGCAGTCCAAATGAAACTGCTAGAGTTGGATGCAGGCAGATAACTTGGACGGTAGCTATCTGTATCAGTACTTCAACG GACCAAATGATAGAGTCTCATGAGATTGTGAAGAAATAG
- the LOC18605450 gene encoding receptor-like serine/threonine-protein kinase At4g25390 — MPRTIPPLPPPQQQPPLIYHERPLPTRLIFPPVAAVTAAFSIFLVLSVCLRKIRRERTAPADSKPPHRFSYSILRRATCSFSASRRLGQGGFGSVYRACLPNNKENNKNNNNQTVAVKVMDAGSLQGEREFQNELFFASKLDSSLVVSVLGFSYDRKRRRMLLVYELMPNGNLQDALLHRKCPELMDWKQRFLIAVDIAKGLEYLHGLDPPVIHGDIKPSNILLDQYFSAKIADFGLARVKSEESKVEIGEDCGSVAETESVATAIEEFNLVADQSPGSVMESPENAEVVTVAVSPETVGVAAAMSPEMMEKGSVSEVNFDRASVESGKELGNGGKRSGKGLRSGSGRDWWWKQDNGAVAESGKVKDYVMEWIGTEIKKEKPSSDWIASVASSSSELNAKLEKNKKKKSRKRLEWWVSMEDDKERNVKKEKRRPAREWWKEEYCEELAKKNKKKKKRQLGMYHSDDNGGGENWWPVDDELFTEKKKKSKRSRSRGSVGSVDWLWDGLSGELWRARRNSYDSFSGEITKSGGMSSTPSMRGTVCYIAPEYGGGGDLSEKVDVYSFGVLLLVLIAGRRPLQVTGSPMSEFQRANLTSWARHLARTGKLLDLVDQSIQSLNREQALLCITVALLCLQKSPASRPSMKEVVEMLTGEAEPPQLPTEFSPSPPSRFPFKPRKKVR; from the coding sequence ATGCCACGAACGATCCCACCACTGCCGCCACCGCAGCAGCAACCGCCTTTGATCTACCACGAGCGTCCTTTGCCCACGCGCCTCATCTTCCCGCCTGTCGCAGCTGTCACGGCTGCCttttcaatcttcttagttCTATCCGTGTGCCTCCGCAAAATCCGGCGAGAACGTACGGCTCCAGCCGACTCTAAGCCGCCACACCGGTTCTCCTACTCCATCCTTCGGCGTGCTACCTGTTCGTTCTCCGCCTCTCGCCGCCTTGGACAAGGGGGCTTTGGCTCCGTCTACCGCGCCTGCCTCCCTaacaacaaagaaaacaacaagaaCAACAACAACCAAACCGTCGCCGTCAAGGTGATGGACGCCGGTTCCCTCCAAGGAGAACGCGAATTCCAAAACGAGCTCTTCTTCGCTTCAAAACTCGATTCTTCCCTGGTGGTGTCAGTCCTCGGCTTCTCCTACGACCGAAAACGACGCCGCATGCTCCTCGTTTACGAGCTCATGCCGAACGGCAATCTACAAGACGCGTTGCTTCATCGAAAATGCCCCGAATTAATGGACTGGAAACAGAGGTTTTTGATTGCTGTTGATATTGCCAAGGGACTTGAATATCTCCACGGATTGGATCCTCCGGTAATCCACGGAGATATTAAGCCTAGTAATATTTTGTTGGATCAGTATTTTTCAGCCAAAATTGCGGATTTTGGATTAGCGAGGGTGAAATCAGAGGAGAGCAAAGTGGAAATAGGTGAGGATTGTGGATCTGTAGCGGAAACTGAGAGTGTGGCTACGGCAATTGAGGAGTTCAATTTGGTGGCTGATCAATCGCCGGGTTCCGTTATGGAATCACCGGAGAATGCGGAGGTTGTTACAGTTGCGGTTTCTCCAGAGACAGTTGGGGTGGCAGCTGCAATGTCTCCGGAAATGATGGAGAAAGGAAGTGTTTCGGAGGTGAATTTCGATAGGGCTAGTGTGGAGAGTGGAAAGGAATTGGGGAATGGCGGGAAGCGGAGTGGGAAAGGGTTAAGGAGTGGTTCCGGTAGGGATTGGTGGTGGAAGCAAGATAATGGGGCGGTGGCAGAGAGTGGGAAAGTGAAGGATTATGTGATGGAATGGATTGGGACTGAGATTAAGAAGGAAAAACCTAGTAGTGATTGGATTGCTTCGGTGGCTTCTTCAAGTAGTGAACTGAATGCGAAATTGgagaagaataagaagaagaagagtagAAAACGGTTGGAATGGTGGGTGTCGATGGAGGATGATAAGGAAAGGAATGTAAAGAAGGAGAAGAGGAGGCCAGCAAGGGAGTGGTGGAAAGAGGAGTATTGTGAAGAGCTcgctaaaaagaataaaaagaagaagaagagacaGTTGGGGATGTACCATAGTGATGATAATGGTGGTGGGGAGAATTGGTGGCCGGTTGATGACGAATTGTTtacagagaagaagaagaagagtaaAAGAAGTAGAAGTAGAGGTAGTGTTGGTAGTGTGGATTGGTTATGGGATGGGCTTAGTGGTGAATTGTGGAGAGCTCGCCGGAACAGTTATGATTCATTCAGTGGGGAGATTACTAAGAGTGGTGGTATGAGCAGTACACCCAGTATGAGAGGAACCGTTTGCTACATTGCTCCTGAATATGGCGGTGGTGGGGATCTATCGGAGAAGGTCGATGTTTATAGTTTTGGGGTTCTGCTGTTGGTTTTGATAGCAGGGCGGCGACCCCTGCAGGTTACAGGCTCACCTATGTCGGAGTTTCAGCGGGCCAATCTGACTTCTTGGGCACGGCATCTTGCGCGAACAGGAAAGCTCCTTGATTTGGTTGACCAGAGTATACAGTCTCTGAACAGGGAACAGGCTCTTTTGTGCATCACGGTTGCATTGCTTTGTTTGCAAAAGTCACCTGCTAGTCGGCCTTCCATGAAGGAGGTTGTGGAGATGCTCACTGGTGAGGCAGAGCCGCCTCAACTACCAACTGAATTTTCCCCTTCACCACCATCAAGATTCCCTTTTAAGCCACGTAAGAAGGTCCGGTGA
- the LOC18605452 gene encoding transcription factor bHLH120 isoform X2 translates to MDQMFFQVSSNSDPQNTTPQDKNLDYVLPVDGTSNLHSNMRSRGQQRKLLASDKSENSNDDNKKKLMHRDIERQRRQEMATLYASLRTLLPLEYIKGKRAISDHMNGAVCYIKDLQKRIDELSAKRNELKKLSNSSCFDQGMSSNDSFPSSAVVRQSLNGVEVVISTGLGAQALTLSRVLELLLEEGLDVVSCISTRIDGGLIHTIQSEVSDLTYVTVPGLQQKLNEEISSLSQIS, encoded by the exons ATGGATCAGATGTTCTTCCAGGTTTCTTCCAACTCCGACCCTCAGAACACAACCCCACAGGATAAGAATTTGGATTATGTTCTACCCGTGGATGGGACTAGTAATCTGCACAGCAATATGAGAAGTAGAGGCCAGCAACGAAAATTATTGGCGAGTGACAAGAGCGAAAATAGTAATGATgataataagaaaaagttgATGCATAGGGATATTGAAAGGCAAAGGAGGCAAGAAATGGCCACCCTTTACGCCTCTCTTCGAACTCTACTCCCTCTTGAGTATATCAAG GGAAAGCGTGCAATATCAGATCACATGAACGGGGCAGTGTGCTATATAAAAGACCTGCAGAAGAGGATCGATGAACTGAGtgccaagagaaatgagttaaAGAAGCTATCCAATTCGAGTTGTTTTGACCAAGGGATGAGCTCGAACGACTCTTTCCCAAGCAGTGCTGTAGTTCGCCAATCTTTGAATGGTGTTGAAGTTGTGATCAGCACTGGCCTTGGAGCTCAAGCTTTGACCCTATCAAGAGTGTTAGAACTACTGCTTGAGGAAGGACTTGATGTTGTTAGCTGTATTTCTACCAGAATTGATGGAGGACTGATTCATACCATCCAATCTGAG GTCAGTGATCTGACATACGTTACTGTACCTGGGCTGCAACAGAAACTAAATGAAGAAATTTCATCCTTGAGTCAAATTTCCTAG